The genome window GCGCAAAAAGCGTTCGGCTGTGCTAATCAGCGGGGCCTCGAGCGGTTCACCGTATGTTAGCACCAGGTATTTACTTTCATTAATAACAAAAGGCTGCTCGTCAAACACATAACTTATAGGGATATTTGTAGTAAGCCGGATGTTTTCATCGCCACCTAAAAACTGGATATGGTTGCTGCCCCGGTTAACATCAAGCTTTACTTTGCCATAATCAGAAACAGGCTCGCATTTTACAACTATCTGCGAGGTACCCTCAAGTGCTTCAATTTTACGGATAAGCATTAATGGTTTATAGTAACGCTGATGCTCATAAAACCGTGGTGCGAAATCCGTGATCCGGTAACTAGCGCCCTTTACCGTCGTAATTTCAGTAATAAGCACATTGGTATTCTCAAGGTAATATTGGTGCGATGTATATTCCTCGGTGGGTAAAATAGAAAAAGTTCCCCCGCGCTTTTTATCAAGCAGCCCTCCAAAAATGAAAGTGCTGTCAAAACGGGGCCAGCAAAGCCAATCGATATTTGTATTTTTATTAACGTGTGCAAGGTAAGCGCAGTTACCAATTATTCCGGTGTTATAGGTGTGTCTCTCCATGTTTAACCCTAACAATCGTATGTAAAATAAGTTTAGCAGGATTTGTGATAAGGCATACAACCATATCATCTCATCCAAAATAGTTTAACTTGAGCAGCAGGCGTAGCGGATGATCTAAAAAAACTATAATCCCTATGTTAATAGTAGATTATTTTAAAAACGCTATTGATTAATTGAACAATCAGCTTATCTTAGTACATTATTTTAAAACAGATAAAATAGCATATTATGAGTTTACGATTGGGAGATTTAGCTCCAAACTTCAAGGCAAAAACTTCAAAAGGAGACATTGATTTTTACGAATACCTGGGCGATAGCTGGGGCGTTCTTTTTTCGCATCCAGCAGATTATACGCCGGTATGTACCACTGAACTGGGCAAAACAGCTTCGTTAAAAGGCGAGTTTGATAAACGTAATGTTAAGGTAGTTGCATTAAGCGTTGATTCGGTTGAATCACATACAGGCTGGATAAATGATATCAATGAAACGCAGGGTGTTGAGGTTAATTTCCCGATAATAGGGGATGAGAGCCGCGAAATTTCACTAGCTTACGATATGATCCACCCCAATGCTTCTTTAACGGCAACCGTACGGTCGTTATTTATTATTGCACCGGATAAAACCATAAAACTGATTATTACCTACCCGGCATCAACGGGCAGAAACTTCCAGGAAATTTTGAGGGTAATAGATTCATTACAATTAACAGCAAAATACAGTGTGGCAACGCCTGCCGACTGGAAAGACGGTGAAGACGTTGTTGTAGTGCCTGCAATTAAAACAGAAGACATTCCTGCCAAATTTCCGAAAGGTTTTACACAGGTTAAACCTTATTTAAGGCTGACTCCGCAACCTAATAAATAATTTTATTTGGTTATTAATAATTTATATATTTGAAGGGACGGTTTTTCTATACCCTTCTATTAATAAATACCATTTTATTAAGTTTGGGTCTGGTTTTTAAGTCTTTAACACAATTTTTTAATACACAATTATATTATTTATGAAAACTGGAAAAGTAAAATGGTTTAACACACAAAAAGGTTATGGTTTTATTGTTACTGATGACGGTAAAGATCTTTTTGTTCACTTTAAAGATGTACAGGGCGGCGTAAACGCCATTAAAGATAATGATAGTGTTACATACGAGGTGGAAGAAGGACGAAAAGGATTACAGGCAGTAAATGTAAAGAAAGCATAATTATCAAACTGATGTACCAAAAGCCTCTGCTCCACAGGGGTTTTTTTTGTGCTTAAATTTTTAAGAAATTGTTAATATTTCTGTTACTTTAGCTAAACCAACTGTTGCAATTATGACCGATCTGACTGCTGCCAAAGCAAAAAGAAATATTATTTTTTTAGTACTTGTAGCCTCCCTGGGCTATTTTGTTGATATCTACGACCTTTTAACCTTTTCGATAGTACGGAAAGCCAGTCTTTTAGATATTGGTGTTAGTCCGGCCGAGGTGCTACCTAAAGGTGTTTTCATTATTAATGTACAAATGTTTGGCTTATTATTAGGCGGTATATTGTGGGGAGTTGTTGGCGATAAACTCGGTCGCATCAAAGTGCTGTTTGGCTCTATCCTGCTTTATTCGTTAGCCAACTTTGCAAATGCTTACGTGCACGATGTAAACACCTACGCGATTATACGTTTTATTGCCGGTGTGGGCCTTGCCGGCGAGTTAGGCGCCGGTATTACACTGGTTAGTGAAACGCTGAGCAAAGAGAACAGGGGATACGGTACCATGATAGTTGCTGTTATTGGCCTTTTTGGGGCAGCCGCAGCGGTAATGGTAGCAAAACATGGCTGGCAAAATGCCTATAAAGTAGGCGGAGGCTTAGGCATACTTTTACTACTGTTAAGGATAGGAACCTTTGAATCAGGAATGTTTAAAAATATTGAACAAACCAATATTTCGAAAGGGAATTTCCTGATGCTTTTTACTAACTGGGATAGATTTAAAAAATACATTTACTGTATTTTAATAGGTGCGCCATTGTGGTACGTTGTTGGCGTACTGGTTACGCTTTCTCCGGAGTTCGGTAAAGCTATGGGCGCTAAAGATGTATTAAGCGCAGCAGATGGCGTTTTATACACCTATATTGGTATTGCCGTGGGCGATATTTTTGCAGGCCTCCTGGCGCAGGTTACCAAATCAAGGAAGCTAACGATGGCTGTTTTTCTGTTAATATCAGTGGTAAGTGTTGTGGTTTATTTAAGCTCCAAAGGATTGACAGCAGGGCATTTTGTGTGGATTTGTTTCTTTATGGGATGCTCCGTAGGTTACTGGGCTACATTTGTAACCATTGCTTCCGAGCAATTCGGCACAAACATTCGTTCAACGGTAACTACTACCGTTCCAAACTTTGTAAGAGGCTCTTTAATTCCAATTAACTTAGCTTTTACCGCGTTGGTTACACATTACGGGATGATAACGAGCGGGTATATCATGATGGGGATTCTAACTGTAATTGCCTTGTTTTCATTAAGCCAGTTAAAGGAAACCTTTGGAAAAGATTTGGATTACCTGGAAATTTCTTAGCGACGATTTTTCATGCCTTTCCTTTTCTGATACTAATTATTTCAACCGATATTTTGTATATTTGTAGTACGTTGAAACTAAGTTTTCGACGGCCTTACCATTTTCTTTGGTTGACACCAAAAGCATCTCGCAAATCGACTTAGCAATCGAATAGGTTAATTTTTTGTAATGGATAAATTTGATACAAAGTGATTGCTTTAAAATAATGATTTAAGGCTTTAAACAGTGGGGTTTATCGCCCTGTATTTGCTGCTGGCGGTTTTCATACCAAATGACCTAAATGGTTTTTGCCCGTTTTGTGACGTCTATAGAAAATGACCTAAATGCACTTTGCCCGTTTTTGGCCATTTTGAGACATGACCAAAATGCGTTTTGCCCGTTTCCGGGGTGTTTTAGACACGACCTAAACGCATTTTTTTCATAGCCAGGGTTGATTCTGGTAATTTCAAGGACCAGTTTATCTAATATGTGAGATGTAAATTATTGCGTGTGTCCCAAAAAAATCACCAACTTTACCCCCATGATAAGCAAGGAACAGATAGCGGCTGAATACCAGCTGATACAGGACGAAATTTGTGCAGCGCTTGAACAATGTGATGGCCTGGCGTATTTTGAAGAGGAAAAATGGGAGCGTGACGGCGGGGGCGGCGGGCGTACACGGGTAATTCAAAATGGGAACATATTTGAAAAGGGCGGTGTTAATTTCTCCGCAGTACACGGCCAGCTACCGCATACCATGCAAAAGGCATTAAATATTGACCATGATGACTTTTTTGCAACGGGCGTATCTATCGTTATCCACCCCAATCATCCGATGGTACCTATCATTCACATGAATATCAGGTATTTTGAAATACCATCGTCATTTGCCGATGGGCGCGAGCCTATACGCTGGTTTGGTGGCGGAATTGATCTTACACCGCATTATGTGATTGATGCCGACGCGCAATACTTTCATGCTTATCTAAAATCCGTTTGCGATAAATTCAACCATGATTTTTATCATCGTTTTAAAACATGGGCCGATGATTACTTTTTTATTAAACACCGGAATGAAACGCGCGGGGTTGGAGGGATCTTTTATGATCGGCTAACGGCTAACAGTGAGCTAACCTGGGAAAATATTTTCGAGTTTTCAAAGGGCGTGGGGCGTTCTTTCATCCCGATTTACACAGAGCTGGTTAACAGAAACCGCAATTCAACGTTTAACGAAGCGCAACAGTTTTGGCAATACCAGCGACGCAGCCGCTACACCGAATTTAACCTTGTTTATGACGCCGGAACCAAGTTTGGCCTTGAAACCAATGGCCGAATCGAATCTATTTTAATGAGCTTGCCGCCAACTGCCAAATGGGTTTATAATTACCAGCCTGTACCCGGTAGCGAGGAGGAAAAAACGCTATCGCTATTGAAAAAAGGCATTAACTGGGTTTAACCGAATGTAATGATTGATAATATTTGACCGAAAAATGGGTTTTATACTTTATGAGTAATTTTTTTAGCAAATGGCTACCCGGGTGGCTGATCGTTTTCGGGTTTATTATCACTTCCTTCAGTTATTCAA of Mucilaginibacter xinganensis contains these proteins:
- a CDS encoding MFS transporter, whose amino-acid sequence is MTDLTAAKAKRNIIFLVLVASLGYFVDIYDLLTFSIVRKASLLDIGVSPAEVLPKGVFIINVQMFGLLLGGILWGVVGDKLGRIKVLFGSILLYSLANFANAYVHDVNTYAIIRFIAGVGLAGELGAGITLVSETLSKENRGYGTMIVAVIGLFGAAAAVMVAKHGWQNAYKVGGGLGILLLLLRIGTFESGMFKNIEQTNISKGNFLMLFTNWDRFKKYIYCILIGAPLWYVVGVLVTLSPEFGKAMGAKDVLSAADGVLYTYIGIAVGDIFAGLLAQVTKSRKLTMAVFLLISVVSVVVYLSSKGLTAGHFVWICFFMGCSVGYWATFVTIASEQFGTNIRSTVTTTVPNFVRGSLIPINLAFTALVTHYGMITSGYIMMGILTVIALFSLSQLKETFGKDLDYLEIS
- a CDS encoding cold-shock protein — encoded protein: MKTGKVKWFNTQKGYGFIVTDDGKDLFVHFKDVQGGVNAIKDNDSVTYEVEEGRKGLQAVNVKKA
- the hemF gene encoding oxygen-dependent coproporphyrinogen oxidase — its product is MISKEQIAAEYQLIQDEICAALEQCDGLAYFEEEKWERDGGGGGRTRVIQNGNIFEKGGVNFSAVHGQLPHTMQKALNIDHDDFFATGVSIVIHPNHPMVPIIHMNIRYFEIPSSFADGREPIRWFGGGIDLTPHYVIDADAQYFHAYLKSVCDKFNHDFYHRFKTWADDYFFIKHRNETRGVGGIFYDRLTANSELTWENIFEFSKGVGRSFIPIYTELVNRNRNSTFNEAQQFWQYQRRSRYTEFNLVYDAGTKFGLETNGRIESILMSLPPTAKWVYNYQPVPGSEEEKTLSLLKKGINWV
- a CDS encoding peroxiredoxin, giving the protein MSLRLGDLAPNFKAKTSKGDIDFYEYLGDSWGVLFSHPADYTPVCTTELGKTASLKGEFDKRNVKVVALSVDSVESHTGWINDINETQGVEVNFPIIGDESREISLAYDMIHPNASLTATVRSLFIIAPDKTIKLIITYPASTGRNFQEILRVIDSLQLTAKYSVATPADWKDGEDVVVVPAIKTEDIPAKFPKGFTQVKPYLRLTPQPNK